From Hermetia illucens chromosome 6, iHerIll2.2.curated.20191125, whole genome shotgun sequence, one genomic window encodes:
- the LOC119659607 gene encoding uncharacterized protein LOC119659607, with protein MRVSFILLVAVVGLIHCDCKKIQKTPRRYDRDVVHIDSDYHYKELGFSAGSGLRSIAQGSANNAHISVAKQNAAVQQAVYIAKSTLAQQATQAAATAHAALAAKEILLHGFEEEVTNAHHALEAEIKHYQLAKNFADAAKEATEAAEKHFALLSSALSNANTAIEHSKATEEQAGAELVSQVSMVDKAKSRLSAAISRLQKAQVEFEATKEAVNKASAAAHEAHENASNAADVATHALLANAGELHLSSTENSLKA; from the exons ATGCGTGTATCTTTTATCTTACTAGTAGCGGTTGTAG GCCTTATTCATTGTGACTGTAAAAAGATTCAGAAAACACCAAGAAGATACGACCGTGATGTTGTCCACATTGATTCTGACTATCATTATAAAGAGCTTGGTTTCAGCGCGGGAAGTGGATTAAGGTCAATCGCTCAAGGATCGGCAAACAATGCTCACATTTCCGTGGCTAAGCAAAATGCTGCGGTCCAACAGGCAGTCTACATTGCCAAAAGCACCTTAGCACAACAAGCCACCCAAGCAGCTGCAACAGCCCATGCTGCATTAGCGGCTAAGGAAATTCTTCTACATGGATTCGAGGAAGAGGTCACGAATGCCCATCATGCTCTCGAGGCCGAAATCAAGCACTATCAACTAGCAAAGAATTTTGCAGATGCAGCCAAAGAGGCTACAGAGGCCGCAGAAAAACATTTTGCCTTGTTATCTTCTGCCCTGAGTAATGCCAATACAGCCATTGAACACTCCAAAGCGACCGAAGAACAAGCAGGAGCTGAACTCGTCTCACAGGTATCTATGGTGGATAAGGCAAAATCGCGTCTATCAGCAGCAATCAGCCGTCTGCAGAAGGCTCAAGTTGAGTTCGAAGCAACGAAGGAAGCGGTCAACAAAGCCTCAGCGGCGGCTCACGAAGCTCATGAAAACGCCTCCAACGCGGCTGATGTTGCCACACATGCCTTGTTAGCAAACGCAGGTGAGTTACATCTCT